A genomic segment from Plasmodium coatneyi strain Hackeri chromosome 1, complete sequence encodes:
- a CDS encoding Cytochrome c: MNLAKNKKNNLIEDELPNDFVLPKGDKVKGEKLFKKHCKQCHSIAPDNTQSNSGFTSWGPSLFNVYNRTAGMSKGNSPFQVSPDMHASGIIWNDLNLMKYMKNPKDFVEANIGMNFKGISNFQDRVDIVHYLKTLTYDDPHGKEIVDKFSKKEK; encoded by the coding sequence ATGAATTTGGccaagaataaaaagaacaaccTGATAGAGGATGAGCTACCAAACGATTTTGTACTACCTAAGGGGGACAAAGTAAAAGGGGAGAAACTATTCAAGAAGCACTGTAAGCAATGTCACTCCATAGCCCCAGACAACACACAATCCAATTCAGGATTCACAAGTTGGGGTCCCTCTTTATTTAATGTTTATAACAGAACTGCTGGAATGAGCAAAGGCAATTCGCCTTTTCAAGTATCACCTGATATGCACGCATCGGGCATTATATGGAATGACTTAAATTTAATGAAGTACATGAAGAACCCTAAAGATTTTGTAGAAGCAAACATTGGTATGAACTTTAAAGGAATTTCAAATTTTCAAGATAGGGTTGACATCGTTCATTATTTAAAAACCCTTACGTATGATGATCCACATGGGAAAGAAATTGTCgacaaattttccaaaaaagaaaaataa